One Corynebacterium uterequi DNA segment encodes these proteins:
- a CDS encoding acid phosphatase, protein MSSRFRKSFALALLTATTFTGLTGYPVAVANPLQEPVSELSSKEQEDSAFGVPQVHSSLMGLHSGPAIVEHDGAPVPQPFDETYLGGYISDLSAYSYGVYFDVIDGFEDLRANHPEVLKRNMDIVVDYNNNSSAERIAIAQNDALADRRGVVNATADALGPSAAEALRTSIAEGRLPKTMFLLGNGYASRAGGLASSTFVEKFVYGYDRPFVQEPDRIIRHQIGDRDLYGTTPSFPSGHTNQATWITTLMAMMLPEMGPQLLERGSMSGESRLVMGVHFPLDVTAGRMAGTAAAADRLNDPKMNDAIRQAAQELRAELEWRTGKSIEELAAEARAITSDDAAVAAYTERMDYGFEPLYDQNAPMIVPQAAPVLLETAHPELDWFQRAEVLRQTAYRAGQPLDNQTEEGSWHRLNLAAAWAADVTVNPDGSVTVR, encoded by the coding sequence TTGAGTTCTCGCTTCCGTAAATCCTTTGCCCTTGCCCTGCTCACGGCCACCACCTTCACCGGTCTGACGGGCTACCCGGTGGCCGTGGCCAACCCCCTGCAAGAGCCGGTGTCCGAGCTGTCCTCTAAGGAACAGGAGGATTCCGCCTTCGGCGTTCCCCAGGTGCACTCGTCGCTGATGGGACTGCACAGCGGCCCCGCCATCGTCGAGCATGACGGAGCCCCGGTGCCCCAGCCCTTCGACGAGACCTACCTGGGCGGTTACATTTCCGACCTCTCCGCCTACAGCTACGGCGTGTACTTCGACGTCATTGACGGCTTCGAGGATCTCCGGGCCAATCATCCCGAGGTGTTGAAGCGGAACATGGACATCGTGGTCGATTACAACAACAACTCCTCCGCGGAGCGGATTGCGATCGCCCAGAATGACGCCCTCGCCGACCGGCGTGGGGTGGTCAATGCCACCGCCGACGCCCTCGGCCCCTCCGCCGCCGAAGCCTTGCGCACCTCCATCGCGGAAGGCCGCCTTCCGAAGACGATGTTCCTGCTGGGCAACGGCTACGCTTCCCGGGCTGGTGGCCTGGCGTCGTCGACCTTCGTGGAGAAGTTCGTCTACGGCTACGACCGCCCCTTCGTCCAGGAACCGGACCGGATCATCCGCCACCAGATCGGGGACCGGGATCTTTACGGCACCACCCCGTCCTTCCCCTCTGGCCACACCAACCAGGCGACGTGGATCACCACCCTCATGGCGATGATGCTGCCCGAGATGGGCCCGCAACTGCTGGAGCGCGGCTCGATGTCCGGAGAGTCTCGCCTGGTCATGGGCGTGCACTTCCCGCTCGACGTCACCGCCGGCCGGATGGCAGGCACCGCCGCGGCGGCGGACCGGCTCAACGACCCGAAGATGAACGACGCCATCCGCCAGGCGGCGCAGGAGCTGCGCGCGGAACTGGAGTGGCGCACCGGCAAGAGCATCGAGGAGCTGGCTGCCGAGGCCCGTGCGATCACCTCCGACGACGCCGCGGTCGCCGCCTACACCGAGCGCATGGACTACGGCTTCGAGCCGCTGTACGACCAGAACGCGCCGATGATCGTGCCGCAGGCCGCCCCGGTCCTACTGGAAACCGCGCACCCGGAGCTGGACTGGTTCCAGCGCGCCGAGGTGCTGCGGCAGACCGCCTACCGGGCTGGCCAGCCGCTCGATAATCAGACCGAGGAAGGCTCCTGGCACCGGCTCAACCTCGCCGCCGCGTGGGCAGCGGACGTCACCGTCAACCCCGACGGATCCGTCACCGTTCGCTAG
- a CDS encoding MalY/PatB family protein, with amino-acid sequence MKFPSLEELKARGTRKWTVYPEDVLPLWIAESDFPTAPAVKAKIQQCVDNESFGYTPATSNLPTAMADFYERRYGWRPDPARIIPIPDVVRGMLLGIEYFTRPDSAVVVPTPIYPPFLALPETAGREKIEIEGRGGLDLSEVEEAFKAGAGSILIANPTNPLGYTFSRETLIALTDLASRYDARVIVDEIHAPLVLDGEHVVAAGVSETAARVCFSITALSKAWNVAGLKCAQLYLTNDDDVAVWESLTGVAKDGTGTLGVFAAEACYQDESGFLDEEIAYLRSTRDWLADAVEAAVPGLRATRGQATYLMWLDFTDTAIGDVDQPAAWLVEHAKVALNEGTDFGEAGRGHVRLNFATSREILAEAVRRIGDAVAAASNS; translated from the coding sequence ATGAAGTTTCCGAGCCTTGAAGAATTGAAAGCCCGCGGGACCCGTAAGTGGACGGTGTACCCGGAGGACGTCTTGCCCCTGTGGATCGCGGAGAGCGACTTCCCCACCGCCCCGGCGGTGAAGGCCAAGATTCAACAATGCGTGGATAACGAGTCCTTTGGCTACACCCCGGCCACCTCGAATCTTCCGACCGCGATGGCCGACTTCTACGAGCGTCGGTACGGCTGGCGGCCCGACCCGGCGAGGATCATCCCCATCCCCGACGTCGTCCGCGGCATGCTGCTCGGCATTGAGTACTTCACCCGGCCGGACTCGGCCGTCGTTGTCCCGACGCCGATCTACCCGCCGTTCCTCGCCCTGCCGGAGACGGCCGGCCGCGAGAAGATCGAGATCGAGGGCCGCGGCGGCCTCGACCTCAGCGAGGTAGAGGAGGCGTTTAAGGCCGGCGCGGGCAGCATCCTCATCGCTAACCCCACCAACCCCCTGGGCTACACGTTCTCACGCGAGACCCTCATCGCACTCACCGACTTGGCGAGCCGCTACGACGCGCGCGTCATCGTCGACGAGATCCACGCCCCGCTCGTGCTCGACGGCGAGCACGTCGTGGCCGCCGGAGTCTCGGAGACCGCAGCTCGCGTGTGTTTCTCCATCACGGCCCTGTCCAAGGCGTGGAACGTCGCTGGGCTCAAGTGCGCCCAGCTCTACCTCACCAATGACGACGACGTCGCAGTGTGGGAGTCGCTCACCGGGGTGGCCAAGGACGGCACGGGAACCCTGGGAGTTTTCGCGGCGGAGGCCTGCTACCAGGACGAATCCGGCTTCCTCGATGAGGAGATCGCCTACCTGCGCAGCACCCGGGATTGGCTGGCCGACGCGGTGGAGGCCGCAGTGCCGGGCCTGCGCGCCACCCGTGGTCAGGCCACCTACCTCATGTGGCTGGACTTCACCGACACGGCGATCGGTGACGTAGACCAGCCGGCGGCCTGGCTCGTGGAGCACGCGAAGGTAGCCCTGAACGAAGGCACTGATTTCGGCGAAGCCGGGCGCGGGCACGTCCGCCTCAACTTTGCGACCAGCCGGGAGATCCTCGCCGAGGCCGTGCGCCGCATTGGCGACGCGGTGGCGGCGGCGTCGAACTCTTAG
- the treS gene encoding maltose alpha-D-glucosyltransferase, translating into MTNEAVEIPDNDVDSVSRPLTGADGLIVENEAVEYDSPAPAPGDNPWERPDHQWYKDAVFYEVLVRAFYDPDNSGSGSLKGVTEKLDYLAWLGVDCLWLPPFYDSPLRDGGYDIRNYREVLPEFGTVEDFVELVDQAHKRGIRIITDLVVNHTSDQHPWFQESRHDPEGPYGDYYVWSDDPQRYSEARIIFIDTEESNWTFDPVRKQYFWHRFFSHQPDLNFDNPEVQEAMLDVMRFWLELGLDGFRLDAVPYLFEREGTNGENLPETHQFLKRVRRVIDEEYPGRALLAEANQMPDEVVDYFGDGDECHMAFHFPVMPRIFMGVHQGSRTPISEILRDTPDIPATAQWGMFLRNHDELTLEMVTDDERAYMYKHYAKDPRMKANVGIRRRLAPLLDGDRNRQELLTALLLSLPGSPVLYYGDEIGMGDNIWLYDRDGVRTPMQWSSDRNGGFSKADPERLYLPAIQNDQYGYQTINVENQMKKENSLLKWTRAHVQVRKQYKAFGRGSYRELYSKNDAVLSFLREYKGETILCINNLASTPQGVSLDLSEFAGVVPRELTGGAYFPTIDDRPQNFTLAPHGFFWFDLTGEED; encoded by the coding sequence ATGACCAACGAAGCTGTAGAAATTCCCGATAACGACGTCGACTCCGTGTCGCGGCCGCTGACCGGCGCTGATGGACTCATCGTCGAAAACGAGGCCGTCGAATACGACTCCCCGGCGCCCGCACCGGGCGATAATCCCTGGGAGCGCCCGGACCACCAGTGGTACAAGGACGCCGTCTTCTACGAGGTCCTTGTCCGCGCCTTCTACGACCCGGACAACTCCGGCTCCGGTTCGCTCAAGGGTGTCACCGAGAAGCTCGACTACCTCGCGTGGCTGGGCGTCGATTGCCTGTGGTTGCCGCCGTTTTATGATTCCCCGCTGCGGGACGGCGGCTACGACATCCGCAATTACCGCGAGGTGCTGCCCGAGTTCGGCACGGTGGAGGACTTTGTGGAACTCGTCGACCAGGCGCATAAGCGGGGGATCCGCATCATCACAGACTTGGTGGTCAACCACACCTCCGACCAGCACCCGTGGTTCCAGGAGTCTCGCCACGACCCGGAGGGCCCCTATGGCGATTACTACGTCTGGAGTGACGACCCTCAGCGTTACTCCGAGGCCCGGATCATTTTCATTGACACCGAGGAGTCCAATTGGACGTTCGACCCGGTGCGTAAGCAGTACTTCTGGCATCGTTTCTTCTCCCACCAGCCGGACCTTAACTTCGACAACCCCGAGGTTCAGGAAGCGATGCTCGACGTCATGCGCTTCTGGCTGGAACTCGGCCTTGATGGTTTCCGGCTCGACGCCGTGCCCTACCTCTTCGAGCGGGAGGGCACCAACGGTGAGAACCTCCCGGAGACGCACCAATTCCTCAAGCGGGTGCGCCGGGTCATCGACGAGGAGTACCCGGGGCGGGCCCTGCTCGCCGAGGCCAACCAGATGCCCGACGAGGTAGTGGACTACTTCGGCGACGGCGACGAGTGCCACATGGCCTTCCACTTCCCGGTGATGCCGCGGATCTTTATGGGCGTCCACCAGGGTTCGCGGACTCCGATTTCCGAGATCCTGCGCGACACCCCGGACATTCCGGCCACCGCCCAGTGGGGCATGTTCCTGCGCAATCACGACGAGCTCACCCTAGAGATGGTCACCGACGATGAGCGCGCTTACATGTACAAGCACTACGCGAAGGACCCGCGGATGAAGGCGAACGTCGGCATCCGCCGCCGCCTCGCGCCGCTCCTCGACGGCGACCGCAACCGCCAAGAGCTGCTCACCGCGCTGCTGCTGTCCTTGCCGGGATCCCCGGTGCTGTACTACGGCGATGAGATCGGGATGGGCGACAACATCTGGCTCTACGACCGTGACGGGGTGCGCACGCCGATGCAGTGGTCGTCGGACCGCAACGGCGGATTCTCCAAGGCCGACCCGGAGCGGCTCTACCTGCCGGCCATCCAGAATGACCAATACGGCTACCAGACGATCAACGTCGAGAATCAGATGAAAAAGGAGAACTCCCTGCTGAAGTGGACCCGCGCCCATGTGCAGGTCCGCAAGCAGTACAAGGCCTTCGGCCGCGGCTCCTACCGAGAGCTGTACTCGAAGAACGACGCGGTGCTGTCTTTCCTGCGCGAGTACAAGGGCGAGACCATCTTGTGCATCAACAACCTCGCGTCGACGCCGCAGGGGGTGTCCCTAGACTTGTCTGAGTTCGCCGGCGTCGTTCCCCGAGAGCTGACCGGCGGGGCGTATTTCCCGACCATCGACGACCGGCCGCAGAACTTCACCCTCGCGCCGCACGGTTTCTTCTGGTTCGATCTCACCGGGGAGGAGGACTAG
- a CDS encoding phosphotransferase, with product MSIADMLMGSRFYGAKSEAIDAVDVVDSRDTPAGLWAVVRVHHGTTSDLYQVLLDGDVDVLGQRATEYGQALAAGTPLGAGQLTGQAPIAGESGRVLTGEQSNTSLLFDSAMVKVFRRLEPGLSPDVELLSRLGDCPHVAPVRGWVTHTLGGQDYTLAMVQDFVHGGRDGWALALDYAARGESFAAEATALGRAMRAVHDALAREFGTKTVPGEEVASRLSGQARALATRVPQLKDYLPQVLDSYDELRGTDVSVQRIHGDLHLGQTLRTHQRYVLIDFEGEPARPLAERRRPDSPLRDVAGMVRSLDYAAHFNGTADTGWSAEATEALLAGYGVQPGPLLDAYLVDKALYEVDYEANNRPDWVRIPLGAVERIMSARA from the coding sequence ATGAGCATCGCGGACATGCTGATGGGATCCCGTTTTTACGGGGCGAAGAGCGAGGCGATCGACGCGGTGGACGTCGTCGACAGCCGCGACACCCCGGCCGGGTTATGGGCGGTGGTGCGGGTGCACCATGGCACAACTAGTGACCTGTACCAGGTGCTGCTCGACGGCGACGTCGACGTCCTCGGCCAGCGCGCCACGGAGTACGGGCAGGCCCTTGCTGCCGGCACTCCCCTGGGAGCGGGCCAGTTGACCGGGCAAGCACCCATCGCCGGGGAATCCGGGCGCGTGCTCACCGGTGAGCAGTCGAATACCTCCCTGCTCTTCGACTCGGCCATGGTCAAGGTGTTCCGGCGCCTGGAGCCGGGGCTGAGCCCGGACGTGGAGCTGCTGAGCCGGTTGGGCGACTGCCCTCATGTAGCGCCGGTGCGCGGCTGGGTGACGCATACCCTCGGCGGGCAGGACTACACCCTGGCCATGGTGCAGGACTTCGTCCACGGTGGGCGCGACGGCTGGGCCCTCGCGCTGGATTACGCTGCGCGCGGTGAGTCTTTCGCCGCCGAGGCCACCGCGCTGGGCCGGGCAATGCGCGCGGTACACGACGCTTTGGCACGAGAGTTCGGTACCAAGACAGTGCCGGGCGAGGAGGTCGCCTCCCGGCTTTCTGGCCAGGCCCGCGCGTTGGCTACCCGAGTGCCGCAACTGAAGGATTACCTTCCCCAGGTGCTTGATTCCTACGACGAACTTCGCGGCACGGACGTCAGCGTTCAGCGGATCCATGGCGATCTGCACCTGGGCCAGACGCTGCGCACTCATCAGCGCTACGTGCTCATCGACTTCGAAGGTGAGCCGGCGCGGCCGTTGGCTGAGCGGCGCCGCCCAGACAGCCCGCTGCGCGACGTGGCCGGCATGGTGCGTTCCTTGGACTATGCGGCACACTTCAACGGCACGGCGGATACGGGCTGGTCGGCGGAGGCTACCGAGGCGTTGTTGGCCGGGTACGGGGTGCAACCCGGCCCGCTGCTCGACGCCTATCTGGTGGACAAGGCGCTCTACGAAGTTGACTACGAGGCGAATAATCGCCCAGACTGGGTGAGGATTCCGCTGGGGGCCGTGGAGCGGATTATGTCCGCCCGGGCTTAG
- the brnQ gene encoding branched-chain amino acid transport system II carrier protein: protein MSNPVSAPKSVSTIIVVTALMLFSMFFGAGNLIFPPVLGVNAGTNFWPAIIGFLLAGVALPVIGIVAIALSGHSVRDLAGRAGRVFGLIFPILAYLSIGAFYALPRTGAVAFETAYTPLGGSSSMLSSAVFNLVFFGIALALSWNPNTIASSLGRVLTPALVILLAVLITISMLRFDTIERPALEPYDAAAMSSGLLAGYLTMDAIAALAFGIVVISTLRYNGLTEGKQLVSGTIIAGVGAGVLLAAIYVGLGIIGQVLPTATDHENGAGILADAANTTMGFGGQIVFSAIVVLACMTTAVGLITSTSEFFTTMLPGVKYHAWAVLFTVMSISMATLGLDTVLAVAAPIIGFIYPPAITLMFLALFEPAVGGKMSFNWAFRIGIWVSVVWSALTTFVSLGWGASVIEPLINWSPMQAESLGWLLPTVVGVVVGLVLDVTTRNKATAVPADPAPVS from the coding sequence ATGTCTAACCCAGTTTCAGCGCCCAAGTCTGTGTCGACCATTATCGTCGTCACGGCGCTCATGCTGTTCTCGATGTTCTTCGGGGCCGGCAACCTCATTTTCCCGCCGGTGCTGGGAGTCAACGCCGGCACGAACTTCTGGCCCGCCATCATCGGCTTCCTCCTTGCCGGTGTGGCCCTGCCGGTCATCGGCATCGTGGCCATCGCCCTGTCCGGCCATAGCGTGCGCGACCTCGCCGGCCGCGCGGGCCGGGTCTTCGGTCTCATCTTCCCGATCCTGGCCTACCTGTCTATCGGCGCGTTCTACGCCCTGCCGCGCACCGGCGCAGTCGCCTTCGAAACCGCCTACACCCCCTTGGGCGGCTCCTCGTCGATGCTGTCCAGCGCCGTGTTCAACCTCGTCTTCTTCGGCATCGCTCTGGCTCTGTCGTGGAACCCGAACACCATCGCCTCCAGCCTGGGCCGCGTGCTGACCCCGGCTTTGGTGATCCTGCTGGCGGTGCTCATTACCATCTCGATGCTGCGGTTCGACACCATCGAGCGCCCCGCCCTGGAGCCCTACGACGCCGCCGCCATGTCTTCGGGCCTGCTGGCGGGATATCTGACGATGGACGCCATCGCCGCGCTGGCCTTCGGCATCGTCGTCATCTCCACGCTGCGTTACAACGGCCTGACCGAGGGTAAGCAGCTGGTCAGCGGCACGATCATTGCCGGTGTCGGCGCGGGCGTCTTGCTCGCCGCCATCTACGTGGGCCTGGGCATCATCGGCCAGGTGCTGCCCACCGCCACCGATCACGAAAACGGCGCCGGCATCCTCGCCGACGCCGCCAACACCACCATGGGCTTCGGCGGGCAGATCGTCTTCTCCGCCATCGTCGTGCTTGCCTGCATGACCACCGCGGTGGGCCTGATCACGTCTACGAGCGAGTTCTTCACCACGATGTTGCCCGGGGTCAAGTACCACGCGTGGGCGGTGTTGTTCACGGTCATGTCCATCTCCATGGCGACGCTCGGTCTCGACACGGTGCTGGCCGTCGCCGCCCCGATCATCGGGTTCATCTACCCGCCGGCGATCACGCTCATGTTCCTTGCCCTCTTTGAGCCCGCCGTGGGCGGAAAGATGAGCTTCAACTGGGCCTTCCGTATCGGCATCTGGGTGTCCGTGGTGTGGTCGGCGCTGACGACCTTCGTCTCCCTGGGGTGGGGTGCGTCCGTCATCGAGCCGCTCATCAACTGGTCGCCGATGCAGGCGGAATCCCTGGGCTGGTTGCTGCCGACCGTCGTCGGCGTCGTCGTGGGTCTCGTTCTCGATGTCACCACGCGGAACAAGGCCACCGCGGTGCCGGCGGATCCGGCTCCCGTGTCCTAA
- a CDS encoding LLM class flavin-dependent oxidoreductase gives MSQHVPLSLIDFCTIYDAETPGQSMQRSVELARDAERLGFLRIWYSEHHNMSTIASSAPAVLIAHIAANTSTIRLGAGGVMLPNHSPYVVAEQFGTLAELHPGRIDLGLGRAPGTDQNTLGRALRRHPAAAENFPQDVVELQSYFSDRSTIPGVRAVPGAGTDVPLYILGSSLFGASLAAKLGLPYSFASHFAPQHLTAATSYYRDNYVPSEQHPEPYVIAAVNVIADETSAGAHQQRSLVERNRVRAFMTRGRVGASLTEAQLDGLVASPQGRQIADMLRYTACGTPEEVTAYLEQFQDAAHADELMISLQGPDFAHAHRSLELLAGAWF, from the coding sequence GTGTCTCAGCATGTCCCCTTGTCCCTCATCGACTTTTGCACGATCTACGACGCAGAGACACCGGGGCAATCGATGCAGCGCTCCGTGGAGTTGGCCCGCGACGCCGAACGGCTCGGATTCTTAAGGATCTGGTACTCCGAGCACCACAACATGTCCACCATCGCTTCGTCGGCGCCGGCGGTGCTCATTGCCCACATTGCGGCGAATACGTCCACGATCCGGCTCGGCGCCGGCGGAGTCATGCTGCCGAACCACTCCCCCTACGTGGTGGCCGAGCAGTTCGGCACACTGGCGGAGCTGCACCCGGGCCGCATTGACCTGGGCCTGGGCCGCGCCCCCGGCACGGACCAGAACACCCTCGGTCGGGCCCTGCGCCGGCACCCGGCTGCGGCAGAGAACTTCCCCCAAGACGTCGTGGAGCTGCAGAGTTACTTTTCGGACCGCTCCACGATCCCGGGCGTGCGGGCGGTGCCCGGTGCGGGTACGGACGTCCCGCTGTACATCCTCGGTTCCTCGCTTTTTGGCGCGTCGCTGGCGGCCAAACTGGGGCTTCCCTACAGCTTCGCCTCCCACTTCGCCCCGCAGCACCTCACGGCGGCAACCAGCTACTACCGGGACAACTACGTCCCGTCCGAACAGCACCCGGAGCCCTACGTCATCGCGGCGGTCAACGTCATCGCCGACGAGACCTCCGCCGGCGCCCACCAGCAGCGTAGCCTCGTGGAGCGCAACCGGGTGCGGGCGTTTATGACCCGCGGCCGCGTCGGCGCCTCCCTCACCGAGGCACAGCTCGACGGGCTCGTGGCCTCCCCGCAAGGCCGGCAGATCGCGGATATGCTGCGCTACACCGCGTGCGGCACGCCGGAAGAGGTGACGGCCTACCTGGAACAGTTCCAGGACGCGGCACACGCCGACGAGCTCATGATCTCGCTGCAAGGCCCGGACTTCGCCCACGCCCACCGCAGCCTGGAGCTGCTCGCCGGGGCCTGGTTCTAG